One region of Miscanthus floridulus cultivar M001 chromosome 19, ASM1932011v1, whole genome shotgun sequence genomic DNA includes:
- the LOC136526103 gene encoding uncharacterized protein, with amino-acid sequence MAGCGDGAAVSVEEFQELRTQMNDLMQQLQTLQLNMPHREPPPNEDDDNEDNEAPRRAASHGHGRGGFGHGFGRARRILVGGRDYDGDDDMLSDMDDHRHGGGHHGYRDRHRRRNDDGLRNMKVSIPPFSGQENADAYFEWETKVEQIFDLYEYSAEKKAKLAAIEFKGYAITWWNQLKCLVQGTRTVDEYFQELEMCVLRIGTTEDEESTMARFLVGLNKPIADKQGDVTAQFQQHGAATPKSSSRGANRYLPTSSKQLDVKGKAVSSSQPTSSTAATQRKTSKIECFKCGGHGHKQAECPNRRTIIALADGSYDSQSEEEDEFNNVFADLNLNTCEYSAEDGTFELGLNCLAIQPIPTFAHNDLLQDVVSPSFDEITSDDFDELLADFPDLTCSIMNTPSPSLVVRRVLSTQFVAAEQGQRHNLFQSRCKVKGQVCRFIIDGGSCNNIVSALLIEKLGLQPRRHPHPYHMQWLNNSRTVKVSAMIRLSFSIGDYHGEVDCDIVPMQACHLLLGWPWQFDVDTVHFGRSNKHTFIHNDKKVVLIPLSPEEIHASDMARKKREESNKRKLSEIPNTSKEESSNPSSHIKTHTNPKQPHHTECLFVSKSDMREVRNTTAPFFVLLHKEVLLSTNDLPSLLPSVVLDLLQDFKDVFPDEIPAGLPPLCGIEHQIDLVPGASLPNRPAYRTNPTETKEIQRQVKELLDKGYVRESLSPCAVPVLLVPKKDGSWRMCVDCRAINAITVRYRHPIPRLDDMLDELSGSIIFTKIDLRSGYHQIRMKLGDEWKIAFKTKIGLYEWLVMPFGLTNAPSTFMRLMNHVLRAFIGKFVVVYFDDILIYSKSFDEHLDHIRQVLAVLREEKLYGNIAKCTFCTDRVVFLGFVVSTDGIQVDEEKVKAIKDWPTPTNVSQKDVPFKWGNEQDQAFNELKTKLCEAPLLQLPDFGKTFEIECDASGIGIGGVLLQEGKPIAYFSEKLNGPHLNYSVYDKELYALVRVLEVWQHYLLPKEFVIHSDHEALKYLKSQGKLNRRHAKWIEFIETFPYVVKHKLLLQEAHAGGLAVHSTTNFCPFEIVYGFKPHTPMDLLPLPLQEQVNLDAAKRSDFLKKLHDETRRNIEKKSAQYAKQANKGKKKVTFQPGDLVWLHLRKDRFPQQRKSKLSPRGDGPFKVLHKINDNAYKIELPPEYS; translated from the exons ATGGCAGGATGTGGAGATGGTGCCGCTGTTTCGGTAGAGGAATTCCAGGAGCTGCGTACACAAATGAATGATTTGATGCAACAACTACAAACTCTCCAATTGAACATGCCTCATAGAGAACCACCACCAAatgaggatgatgacaatgaggataACGAGGCACCACGTCGTGCTGCTAGTCATGGACATGGACGTGGTGGGTTTGGCCATGGTTTTGGTCGTGCTCGGCGCATTCTAGTTGGAGGAAGAgattatgatggtgatgatgatatgtTGTCCGACATGGATGATCATCGACATGGTGGTGGCCATCATGGTTATCGTGACCGCCATCGTCGTCGTAATGATGATGGTTTAAGAAACATGAAAGTGTCTATTCCCCCTTTCAGCGGACAAGAGAATGCTGATGCTTATTTTGAATGGGAGACCAAGGTGGAACAAATATTTGATTTGTATGAATACTCTGCTGAAAAGAAGGCAAAGCTTGCAGCCATTGAGTTTAAAGGCTATGCCATAACTTGGTGGAATCAG CTGAAATGTCTTGTGCAAGGTACTCGTACTGTTGATGAATATTTTCAAGAATTGGAAATGTGTGTACTTCGTATAGGGACAACTGAAGATGAGGAATCCACAATGGCTCGGTTTCTAGTTGGCCTCAATAAACCCATTGCTGATAAA CAAGGGGATGTCACGGCTCAATTCCAACAGCATGGAGCTGCAACGCCCAAATCCTCATCTCGTGGAGCAAATAGatatcttccaacttcttccaaacaATTGGATGTCAAAGGTAAAGCTGTGAGTTCAAGTCAGCCCACTTCTTCTACTGCAGCCACCCAACGCAAGACAAGCAAGATTGAGTGTTttaagtgtggtggtcatgggCATAAGCAAGCTGAATGTCCCAATCGTCGTACTATTATTGCACTTGCTGATGGTTCTTATGATTCCCAAAGTGAAGAGGAGGACGAGTTTAACAATGTATTTGCAGATCTTAATCTTAACACTTGTGAGTATTCAGCAGAGGATGGTACATTTGAGCTAGGtctaaattgtttagccattcaacCTATTCCAACTTTTGCTCACAATGACCTATTACAAGATGTTGTTTCTCCATCTTTTGACGAGATTACTAGTGATGATTTTGATGAGTTGCTTGCTGATTTTCCTGATTTGACGTGTTCTATAATGAACACACCATCTCCTTCTTTGGTGGTGAGGCGAGTTCTTTCCACTCAATTTGTTGCTGCTGAACAaggacaacgccataatttgtttcaatccAGATGCAAAGTGAAAGGACAAGTGTGTCGTTTCATCATAGATGGTGGGAGCTGCAATAATATTGTTAGTGCTTTGCTTATTGAGAAGCTTGGCTTGCAACCACGTCGCCatccacatccataccatatgcAATGGTTGAATAATTCTAGGACAGTTAAGGTTTCAGCCATGATTCGTTTGTCATTTTCCATTGGTGATTATCATGGAGAGGTGGATTGTGATATTGTCCCCATGCAAGCATGCCATTTGCTGCTTGGTTGGCCCTGGCAATTTGATGTGGACACGGTGCATTTTGGACGGTCTAACAAACACACTTTCATTCACAATGACAAGAAGGTGGTTCTTATTCCATTATCTCCAGAGGAGATACATGCTTCAGATATGGCTCGCAAGAAAAGAGAGGAATCTAACAAAAGAAAATTGAGTGAGATCCCCAACACAAGTAAGGAAGAGAGTTCTAACCCATCCAGCCACATAAAGACTCATACCAATCCTAAACAGCCACACCACACTGAGTGTCTCTTTGTGAGCAAGAGTGATATGAGAGAAGTGAGAAACACCACAGCCCCATTCTTTGTGCTCTTGCACAAGGAGGTCTTACTTTCAACTAACGATTTACCTTCATTGCTGCCtagtgttgttcttgatctcttacAGGACTTCaaagatgtttttcccgatgagatACCAGCTGGACTTCCTCCACTCTGTGGaattgagcatcaaattgatttggtaCCAGGTGCTTCTCTTCCAAATCGTCCAGCCTACCGCACCAATCCCACAGAgacaaaggaaattcagcgacaggtAAAAGAGCTTTTGGACAAAGGGTATGTTCGTGAATCCTTATCACCATGTGCTGTTCCTGTTCTTTTAGTTCCAAAGAAAGATGGCtcttggcgcatgtgtgttgattgtcgtGCTATCAATGCTATAACTGTTCGATATCGCCATCCCATTCCACGACttgatgacatgttagatgaattgagtggttccatcattttcaccaagattgatttgcgtagtggctatcatcaaatccgcATGAAACTTGGTGATGAATGGAAAATAGCGTTTAAAACTAAAATTGGTCTCTATGAATGGCTTGTGATGccatttggcttgacaaatgctccttcaacttttatgcgcttaatgaaCCATGTTTTACGAGCTTTCATTGGCAAGTTTGtagttgtttattttgatgatattctgATCTATAGCAAATCATttgatgaacatcttgatcatatCCGTCAAGTACTTGCTGTTTTGAGGGAAGAGAAATTGTATGGCAACATTgctaagtgcaccttttgcacagacCGTGTTGTTTTCCTTGGCTTTGTTGTTTCCACAGATGGTATTCAGGTTGATGAAGAAAAGGTTAAAGCAATAAAGGATTGGCCTACACCTACAAATGTGAGTCAA aagGATGTTCCATTCAAGTGGGGTAATGAACAAGACCAAGCCTTCAATGAGCTGAAAACAAAGCTTTGTGAAGCACCGCTACTACAACTTCCTGATTTTGGTAAGACATTTGAGatcgaatgtgatgcaagtggtattGGCATAGGAGGTGTACTACTTCAAGAAGGTAAACCTATTGCCTACTTTTCTGAAAAGTTGAATGGTCCACATCTGAATTATTCTGTCTATGATAAAGAGCTTTATGCCTTAGTTCGAGTTTTGGAAGTTTGGCAACATTATTTGTTACCTAAAGAATTTGTCATCcattctgatcatgaagctttgaaatatctaaaaagtcaaggcaaactgaaccgtagacatgctaaATGGATTGAGTTCATTGAAACATTTCCCTATGTTGTAAAACATAAGC TTCTTTTGCAGGAAGCACATGCTGGTGGCTTAGCTG tccattccacaacaaacttttgtccatttgaaattgtttatgggtttaaaccgcatactcccatggatcttttgcctttaccattaCAGGAACAAGTTAACTTGGATGCAGCAAAGAGatcagattttctcaagaagctacatgatgagacaagaaggaatatcgagaagaaatccgcacaatatgcaaagcaagcgaacaaaggtaagaagaaggttACATTCCAGCCCGGAGACCTCGTGTGGttgcatctacgcaaggatcgatttccccaacagcgcaagagtaagttatctcctaggggtgatggtccattcaaggttttacacaagataaatgataatgcttacaaaattgagctgccacctgaatattcc